One window of Enterobacter sp. RHBSTW-00175 genomic DNA carries:
- a CDS encoding MBL fold metallo-hydrolase, producing the protein MNITQIRNATQLITYAGKRFLIDPMLAPKGAYPGFPGTARADIRNPMVELPVDVKTLLDADAVIVTHTHDDHWDHTAIELIAKDKPVYVQNDSDAALLRSQGFTHLTVMTEETTFGDIRIAKTHGGQHGTDRAYAVPELAERLGEACGVVFRHSDEKTLYIAGDTIWREEVAAELQKHQPDVVVLNAGYAHVLGFGPIIMGEQDVLNVHFLLPQAQIVATHMEAINHCLLTRRALREYAEANQFSDALSIPQDGESVIF; encoded by the coding sequence ATGAACATCACCCAAATTCGCAATGCCACCCAGCTGATTACCTACGCCGGAAAACGTTTTTTAATTGACCCGATGCTGGCACCAAAAGGCGCGTATCCCGGCTTTCCTGGCACGGCGCGCGCAGACATTCGCAACCCGATGGTCGAGCTGCCCGTTGACGTAAAAACGCTGCTGGATGCCGATGCGGTGATTGTCACCCACACCCATGACGATCACTGGGATCATACGGCCATTGAGCTTATCGCCAAAGACAAGCCTGTCTACGTGCAAAACGACAGCGATGCCGCGCTGCTGCGCAGCCAGGGATTCACTCACCTGACGGTGATGACCGAAGAGACGACCTTTGGCGATATCCGCATTGCGAAAACCCACGGCGGCCAGCACGGTACCGACCGCGCTTACGCTGTGCCGGAGCTGGCAGAACGTCTGGGCGAAGCCTGCGGCGTGGTCTTCCGCCATTCTGACGAGAAGACGCTATACATCGCAGGCGATACCATCTGGCGTGAAGAAGTGGCGGCCGAACTGCAAAAACACCAGCCGGATGTGGTAGTACTGAATGCCGGTTATGCGCATGTGCTTGGTTTCGGGCCGATTATCATGGGCGAGCAGGATGTGCTGAACGTCCATTTCCTGCTGCCGCAGGCGCAGATTGTGGCGACCCATATGGAGGCGATCAATCATTGCCTGTTAACCCGTCGCGCCCTGCGCGAATATGCCGAAGCCAACCAGTTCAGTGATGCGCTGAGCATTCCCCAGGACGGCGAAAGCGTTATATTCTGA
- a CDS encoding GlxA family transcriptional regulator translates to MPPVNVAIVAVDGFSPFHYSVPCILFGDTVSGEKRFNVTICAEKPGLLTSRDGFALNASQDYSAIAQADIVVVPYWQHVLERPPQVLLESLVQARDNGAEIVGLCLGSFVLGYAGILDGKRAATHWEFEHQFASQFPDVKLDINALYVDDDNIITSAGTAAALDCCLYIIRQRFGSVVANQIARRMIVPPHREGGQAQFIAQPVPKDTRDAQINCLIDYLQQHITEPHNLDSLAEVVSMSRRTLTRHFVKATGMSVADWLTAERLRRSQILLEAGNLPIESVAGQVGFVSAVTYRQQFKARFGVSPAEWRKTFRTHS, encoded by the coding sequence ATGCCGCCAGTAAACGTCGCGATTGTCGCGGTGGATGGGTTTAGCCCGTTCCACTACTCCGTTCCCTGCATTCTGTTTGGCGATACGGTATCGGGTGAAAAGCGCTTTAACGTCACGATCTGCGCCGAAAAGCCGGGATTGCTGACCTCCAGAGACGGCTTTGCGCTGAATGCCTCGCAGGATTATTCCGCGATTGCGCAGGCCGATATCGTGGTAGTGCCTTACTGGCAGCACGTTCTGGAGCGCCCGCCGCAGGTATTGCTCGAAAGCCTGGTCCAGGCCAGGGACAACGGCGCGGAGATCGTCGGCCTGTGTCTGGGCTCGTTTGTGCTGGGCTATGCGGGCATTCTCGACGGCAAACGCGCGGCAACCCACTGGGAGTTTGAGCACCAGTTTGCGTCACAGTTCCCCGACGTGAAGCTGGATATCAACGCGCTCTATGTTGATGACGACAACATCATCACGTCCGCAGGCACCGCCGCCGCACTGGATTGCTGTTTGTATATCATCCGCCAGCGCTTTGGCAGCGTGGTGGCTAACCAGATTGCCCGGCGGATGATTGTACCGCCGCACCGTGAAGGCGGGCAGGCGCAGTTTATTGCCCAGCCGGTGCCAAAAGATACCCGCGATGCGCAGATTAACTGCCTGATTGATTATCTCCAGCAGCATATTACCGAGCCGCATAATCTGGACTCTCTGGCGGAGGTTGTTTCCATGAGCCGCCGTACCCTGACCCGCCATTTTGTTAAGGCCACGGGCATGAGCGTTGCCGACTGGCTGACCGCCGAGCGCCTGCGGCGCAGCCAGATCCTCCTTGAAGCCGGAAATCTGCCGATCGAAAGCGTGGCCGGGCAGGTGGGATTTGTGTCGGCGGTGACGTATCGCCAGCAGTTTAAGGCGCGTTTTGGGGTCAGCCCGGCGGAATGGCGCAAGACCTTTCGGACTCATTCGTAG
- a CDS encoding AAA family ATPase, producing the protein MINTLHIQNYRSIRDMSLKLEQLNIVFGPNGTGKSNIYKAIYLMHSAAQGQFSQALANEGGILKVFWAGKTRSDQLRRMNLAVETETYEYELQVGFVEKLPYPSQFQLDPVIKEESIWLSGQHRRPSSQLMKRKNQAVFLNNVHHEKVTHSGTLYENESVFGQLGEPHLYPEVSQMRESLRNWRFYHEFSVSSGSAIRAPQVGFRSPVLASDGSNLAAAFQTTIEIGDELLLMRILDQAFPGCVFYSDNSGGRFRMMMQREGLSRPLEPAEFSDGTLRFLCLAVALLSPRPPAFIALNEPENSLHPQMLPALASLIAEASRYSQIWLTSHSPELAKLIEKHRSFSLYQLSMVEGETRMERLG; encoded by the coding sequence ATGATTAACACCCTGCACATTCAGAATTACCGTTCAATCCGCGACATGTCGCTGAAGCTGGAACAGCTCAACATCGTCTTCGGCCCAAACGGCACCGGGAAATCGAATATCTATAAGGCGATTTACCTGATGCACAGCGCGGCGCAGGGGCAGTTTTCTCAGGCGCTGGCGAATGAGGGCGGGATTTTGAAGGTATTCTGGGCAGGCAAAACGCGCAGCGACCAGCTGCGGCGCATGAACCTGGCGGTGGAAACCGAAACCTACGAATACGAATTGCAGGTGGGTTTTGTCGAAAAGCTGCCCTATCCGTCGCAGTTTCAGCTCGACCCGGTGATCAAAGAGGAGTCCATCTGGCTGAGCGGCCAGCATCGTCGCCCGTCGTCACAGCTGATGAAGCGCAAAAACCAGGCCGTGTTTCTGAATAACGTGCATCACGAAAAAGTGACCCACAGCGGCACGCTGTATGAGAACGAATCGGTGTTCGGGCAGCTCGGCGAACCGCATCTCTACCCGGAAGTGTCGCAGATGCGTGAATCCCTGCGGAACTGGCGTTTTTATCACGAGTTTTCTGTCTCATCCGGCTCGGCGATCCGCGCCCCGCAGGTTGGCTTCCGCTCGCCGGTGCTGGCCAGCGATGGTTCCAACCTGGCTGCGGCGTTTCAGACGACTATCGAAATTGGCGACGAGCTGCTGCTGATGCGCATCCTCGATCAGGCGTTCCCCGGCTGCGTGTTTTACAGCGACAATTCTGGCGGACGTTTTCGGATGATGATGCAGCGCGAGGGGTTAAGCCGACCGCTGGAGCCGGCTGAGTTCTCCGATGGCACGCTGCGTTTCCTGTGTCTGGCGGTGGCGTTGTTAAGCCCGCGCCCACCGGCCTTTATCGCCCTCAACGAGCCGGAAAACAGCCTGCATCCGCAGATGCTGCCCGCGCTGGCGAGCCTGATTGCCGAGGCCAGCCGCTACTCACAGATCTGGCTCACCAGCCACTCACCAGAGCTGGCAAAGCTGATTGAAAAACACCGTTCGTTTTCGCTGTATCAGCTGTCGATGGTAGAGGGGGAAACGAGGATGGAGAGGCTGGGATAA
- a CDS encoding LysR family transcriptional regulator, which translates to MELSQRVRAIVSFVEAASAGSFAAAARSQGISPAAVSKNIAGLEQALGVRLMNRTTRTLSLTEEGTAFLQQARIAIGALDTAMDAVVARKMETRGHVRISTSAAFGREQLLPVLPGLRARYPGISVEVDFDDRVTDLIADGYDLTIRGGRIVDSSLISRPVCQLKTALVASPEYLARCGVPKTPADLAHHHLIARRFLGGRVSPWGFRGSDGSLTTLEPDAAAVTLSAPEAQTQAALLGLGIAQVGVHHALAHLQAGALKAVLVGQHDPGNYEMVIQYPHRALVAPRVKATVEYLLDAFRQDASLHFPPERLADYAAVLVV; encoded by the coding sequence ATGGAGTTATCACAGCGAGTTCGCGCGATTGTCTCATTCGTAGAAGCCGCCAGTGCGGGCAGCTTTGCCGCCGCCGCACGCAGCCAGGGGATCAGCCCTGCCGCGGTCAGTAAAAACATCGCCGGGCTGGAACAGGCGCTGGGCGTCAGGCTGATGAACCGCACCACGCGCACGCTGAGCCTGACCGAAGAGGGAACCGCCTTTTTGCAACAGGCACGGATTGCTATCGGCGCGCTGGATACGGCGATGGATGCCGTGGTGGCTCGCAAAATGGAAACCCGCGGTCACGTACGCATTTCCACCAGCGCCGCCTTCGGGCGCGAGCAGTTGCTCCCGGTGCTGCCGGGGCTGCGGGCACGTTATCCGGGTATCTCAGTCGAAGTGGATTTTGACGACCGGGTGACAGACCTGATTGCCGACGGCTACGACCTGACCATTCGCGGCGGGCGCATTGTCGATTCGTCGCTGATTTCGCGGCCCGTCTGCCAGCTCAAAACCGCGCTAGTTGCCTCGCCTGAGTATCTGGCGCGTTGCGGCGTACCCAAAACACCTGCTGACCTGGCGCATCATCATCTTATCGCCAGGCGTTTTTTAGGGGGACGTGTCTCGCCATGGGGGTTCAGGGGAAGCGATGGCAGCCTGACCACACTTGAGCCAGACGCCGCGGCAGTGACGCTCTCCGCACCGGAAGCCCAGACACAAGCGGCACTGCTGGGGTTGGGTATTGCTCAGGTGGGTGTGCATCACGCGCTGGCGCATTTGCAGGCCGGGGCGCTAAAAGCCGTGCTGGTCGGTCAGCACGACCCTGGTAATTACGAGATGGTTATCCAGTATCCCCACCGTGCGCTGGTCGCGCCGCGCGTGAAAGCCACAGTGGAGTATCTGCTGGATGCTTTTCGCCAGGATGCATCGCTGCATTTCCCACCCGAAAGGCTGGCGGATTACGCCGCCGTTTTAGTGGTTTAA
- a CDS encoding DUF1330 domain-containing protein, translating into MNVSEPAYFIFDVVIHDPAAMQPYREKVEASYKAFGGKRLVMGGRCDTVEGNGPQGMLVMLQFDSAEQAHAWHDSPAYQEIIHYRHAAASTNAWLVKGVMPEQQ; encoded by the coding sequence ATGAACGTGTCCGAGCCTGCTTATTTCATTTTTGATGTGGTTATTCATGACCCTGCGGCGATGCAGCCGTACCGGGAAAAAGTCGAGGCCAGCTATAAAGCCTTTGGCGGTAAACGCCTGGTGATGGGAGGCCGGTGCGACACCGTGGAAGGCAACGGCCCGCAGGGGATGCTGGTGATGTTGCAGTTCGACAGCGCGGAACAAGCGCACGCCTGGCACGATTCCCCTGCGTATCAGGAGATCATTCACTACCGACACGCCGCCGCCAGCACCAACGCCTGGCTGGTAAAAGGCGTAATGCCGGAACAACAATAA
- a CDS encoding NAD(P)H-dependent oxidoreductase, whose amino-acid sequence MKTLAIVSHPYASQSRIIKALQQTAEGVDNVIVRNLEAMYGNDVNAINVAAEQAAYDGVDRVVFIYPTHWFNLTPMLKGYLNEVWQYGWAFGAGGEALKGKSLMVVTSAGASPFTYSHEGLIQSSMDEVLSPMKASALYVGMNWLPPLAFYEVAAANRDKLPQFREALAQALCAA is encoded by the coding sequence ATGAAAACCTTAGCGATTGTATCCCATCCTTATGCGTCTCAGTCTCGTATTATCAAGGCCTTACAGCAGACGGCAGAGGGTGTAGATAACGTCATCGTCCGCAATCTGGAAGCGATGTACGGCAACGACGTGAACGCCATTAATGTGGCGGCAGAACAGGCGGCGTATGACGGCGTTGACCGCGTGGTGTTTATCTACCCGACTCACTGGTTCAACCTGACGCCAATGCTGAAAGGCTATCTGAATGAAGTATGGCAGTACGGCTGGGCGTTTGGTGCAGGTGGCGAAGCCCTGAAAGGGAAAAGCCTGATGGTGGTCACCTCCGCAGGAGCCAGTCCGTTTACGTACTCCCACGAAGGGCTGATCCAAAGTTCGATGGATGAAGTGCTCAGCCCAATGAAAGCCAGCGCGCTGTATGTGGGCATGAACTGGCTGCCACCGCTGGCGTTTTATGAAGTGGCAGCGGCGAATCGCGACAAGTTACCGCAGTTCCGCGAGGCGCTGGCTCAGGCGCTGTGCGCGGCGTAA
- a CDS encoding DUF523 and DUF1722 domain-containing protein — protein MTTKPVLGISGCLTGSAVRFDGGHKRMGFVMDELAQWVGFRPVCPEMAIGLPTPRPAIRLTLTESGDTQLRFSKPPHENLTQKMADFTADYLPKIDDLAGFIVCAKSPSCGMERVRLYDENGNRGRKEGVGLFTSALLESRPWLPVEEDGRLHDPVLRENFIERVFALHELNTLRANGLTRRALLDFHSRYKLQLLAHHQAGYREIGPFVASLHEWEDLDAFFVAYRDKLMTILKKPASRKNHTNVLMHIQGYFRNQLNSSQRGELRDVILHYRDGLLPILAPLTLLKHYMAEYPDRYLMTQNYFDPYPDDLGLRLAIT, from the coding sequence ATGACAACGAAACCTGTGCTGGGTATTAGCGGATGTTTGACCGGTTCCGCCGTTCGCTTTGACGGCGGACACAAGCGTATGGGCTTTGTGATGGATGAACTGGCCCAGTGGGTCGGTTTCAGGCCCGTCTGCCCTGAAATGGCGATTGGCCTGCCTACGCCGCGCCCTGCTATTCGTTTAACGCTGACAGAAAGCGGTGATACGCAGCTGCGTTTCAGCAAGCCGCCTCACGAAAACCTCACGCAGAAAATGGCGGACTTTACGGCGGATTATCTGCCTAAAATCGACGATCTGGCGGGATTTATCGTCTGTGCGAAATCGCCAAGCTGCGGTATGGAGCGTGTGCGGCTGTATGATGAAAACGGCAACCGGGGCCGCAAGGAGGGTGTCGGGCTGTTCACCTCCGCCCTCCTTGAATCCCGGCCGTGGCTGCCCGTAGAGGAAGATGGTCGTTTGCACGACCCGGTGCTGCGGGAAAACTTTATCGAACGCGTTTTTGCCCTGCATGAGCTGAACACCCTGCGTGCCAACGGCCTGACGCGCCGCGCGCTGCTGGACTTCCACAGCCGCTATAAACTACAGCTGCTGGCGCACCATCAGGCGGGTTACCGCGAAATCGGCCCGTTCGTCGCTTCGCTGCACGAGTGGGAGGATCTGGACGCCTTCTTTGTGGCGTACCGCGATAAGCTGATGACAATCCTGAAGAAACCCGCTTCGCGGAAAAATCACACCAACGTGCTGATGCATATTCAGGGTTATTTTCGTAATCAGCTCAACAGCAGCCAGCGTGGCGAACTGCGCGATGTGATCCTGCACTATCGCGATGGGCTGTTGCCTATCCTCGCGCCGCTGACTCTGCTCAAACACTACATGGCCGAATATCCTGACCGGTATCTGATGACGCAAAACTATTTTGATCCCTACCCGGACGATTTAGGTCTGCGCCTGGCTATCACCTGA